In Paenibacillus larvae subsp. larvae, the following proteins share a genomic window:
- the mprF gene encoding bifunctional lysylphosphatidylglycerol flippase/synthetase MprF has product MSSKFPWMRVAKIAFPIVLLLFVFYQGKKELAGLSIKESIAAINQIPQGGFYLAVAVGLIAVSTMFFYDYILIRALKLKVSVWKIFRVSWIANSFNGVLGFRGLAGASLRAVLFREHTKDSPQLIRSIAWMAPSLMSGLSLLSLLVIVDVFPARSILHSEKWLWIPVVGVFAFLPAYILFSKFKGRETNSAKVTTMYTLVSFIEWFSAGITSYVIIHLTGIDVPFPAAIGTFVLAAVAGLISLVPGGLGSFDLVYIIGITSYGIDKGTVLSALLLYRLCYYLIPFGIGLIMAAFEMAGVVMKNIEENRVVRQTMEAGGVLWTFQRSILSKLGYWSLSVLIFFGGVLTILYMVMPIDEDLDLFIRSFSPGWFTVLSDAITLGCGIALILSARGIYRRTKRAYNMSIQALAGAAFFSVAASFTFNLAVVLVLIGIVLFLLRNKFNRQRSVMTIPSLIGYLLLLILLEYVYYNLAIIFTWLAEDPELESELTDVVFMPVQQIHWMVAISALFVIVFFAFSLLLFERKQHGIPGEPSDDGKLEAFLEKHGGHVLSHLGYLGDKQFYFSKDGKTLLQFARVGKRLIVLGDPSGEPESFPGILEDFLEDADRLGYIVVFYQIENDYMYLYHDLGYRFFKLGEEAIIDLSSFTISGKKRAGLRALKNRFNREGYTFELVTPPFDDEWFRELKQVSDAFIGKRKEKGYSLGYFDRHYLEKAPIAILRDSAGKMMAFMSLMPVYREGYLSVDLMRYYPDSPSGIMDAMFIHLFEWAKEKGYRFFNMGMAPLSNVGQSQEAFFSERVAAAIFNNVNYTYSFSGLRRFKDKYSPKWEGKYLAYRKNRSLPGTMLLVTRLIGKRRKQS; this is encoded by the coding sequence ATGTCCTCCAAGTTTCCTTGGATGCGTGTAGCTAAAATCGCATTTCCTATCGTGCTTCTGCTTTTTGTCTTTTACCAGGGAAAAAAAGAGCTAGCCGGATTATCCATTAAGGAGTCCATTGCTGCTATCAATCAGATACCCCAAGGCGGTTTCTATCTGGCTGTCGCTGTGGGACTTATAGCCGTTTCAACCATGTTCTTTTATGATTATATTTTGATCCGGGCTTTAAAGCTTAAAGTTTCGGTTTGGAAAATATTCCGTGTTTCCTGGATTGCCAATTCGTTTAACGGAGTCCTTGGATTCAGAGGTTTGGCTGGAGCGAGTCTTCGCGCTGTGTTATTTCGCGAGCATACTAAAGACAGCCCCCAGTTGATCCGTTCCATTGCCTGGATGGCCCCGTCTCTTATGAGCGGGCTTTCCTTGTTGTCACTATTGGTCATTGTGGACGTTTTTCCGGCAAGGTCTATTCTTCATAGTGAAAAGTGGCTGTGGATCCCGGTTGTGGGCGTCTTCGCGTTCCTTCCCGCCTACATCCTCTTCTCCAAATTTAAAGGGCGGGAGACCAATTCAGCCAAAGTAACGACCATGTATACACTGGTCTCCTTTATCGAATGGTTTTCCGCCGGAATTACTTCCTATGTAATTATCCATCTGACCGGTATTGACGTTCCTTTTCCCGCTGCCATCGGTACGTTCGTTCTTGCAGCGGTAGCCGGTCTGATCAGTCTGGTTCCCGGGGGCCTGGGATCATTTGACCTTGTCTACATTATCGGCATTACCAGCTACGGTATTGACAAAGGGACTGTTTTGTCTGCCCTGCTCCTGTACCGTCTGTGTTATTATCTTATTCCGTTTGGAATCGGACTCATTATGGCGGCCTTCGAAATGGCTGGCGTGGTCATGAAAAACATTGAGGAAAACCGGGTAGTCCGCCAAACGATGGAAGCTGGAGGCGTTCTCTGGACTTTTCAGCGTTCCATTCTCAGCAAGCTTGGATACTGGTCTTTATCTGTCCTGATTTTTTTCGGCGGGGTTCTGACGATTCTCTATATGGTCATGCCTATTGATGAGGATTTGGACCTCTTTATCCGTTCGTTCTCGCCCGGGTGGTTTACGGTCTTATCCGACGCCATCACTCTGGGATGCGGAATTGCCCTGATCTTATCGGCAAGAGGGATCTACCGGAGAACCAAAAGAGCTTACAACATGTCCATTCAGGCTTTGGCCGGCGCAGCGTTCTTCAGTGTCGCCGCCTCCTTCACATTCAACCTTGCCGTTGTATTAGTTCTCATCGGGATTGTATTATTTTTACTGAGAAACAAATTCAACCGCCAGCGCTCTGTGATGACTATCCCCAGCTTGATTGGTTATCTGCTTCTTTTGATCCTGCTGGAATATGTCTACTACAACCTGGCTATTATCTTTACATGGCTTGCCGAAGACCCTGAACTTGAATCTGAGCTGACCGATGTGGTCTTTATGCCGGTTCAGCAAATTCACTGGATGGTAGCCATATCCGCATTGTTTGTCATTGTGTTTTTCGCTTTTTCCCTGCTCCTGTTCGAACGTAAGCAGCATGGTATTCCAGGGGAACCTTCCGATGATGGGAAGCTGGAGGCTTTCCTTGAAAAACACGGAGGACATGTCTTGAGTCATCTCGGCTATCTGGGTGACAAACAGTTTTACTTCTCGAAGGACGGAAAGACCTTGCTTCAATTTGCCAGAGTCGGCAAGCGCCTTATTGTTCTTGGAGACCCCTCCGGGGAACCTGAAAGCTTCCCGGGGATTTTGGAGGACTTCTTGGAAGATGCCGATCGCCTGGGCTATATTGTTGTCTTTTATCAGATTGAAAATGATTATATGTATCTTTACCACGATCTGGGATACCGGTTTTTCAAGTTGGGGGAAGAGGCTATCATAGATTTAAGCAGCTTCACCATCTCCGGAAAAAAACGTGCCGGTCTGCGCGCGTTAAAAAACCGCTTTAACCGGGAAGGGTATACATTTGAATTGGTTACACCACCTTTTGACGACGAATGGTTCCGCGAGCTGAAACAAGTTTCCGATGCTTTCATCGGAAAACGCAAAGAGAAGGGATACTCACTCGGCTATTTCGACCGCCATTACCTGGAGAAAGCACCTATCGCCATACTAAGGGATTCTGCCGGGAAAATGATGGCTTTCATGAGCCTGATGCCGGTATACCGGGAAGGGTACCTCTCCGTTGATTTAATGCGTTATTACCCTGATTCACCAAGCGGCATTATGGATGCCATGTTCATCCATTTATTCGAATGGGCTAAAGAGAAAGGATACCGGTTCTTTAATATGGGGATGGCTCCTTTGTCCAATGTCGGCCAATCTCAGGAAGCCTTCTTCTCAGAACGGGTGGCTGCAGCCATTTTCAATAATGTGAACTACACTTACAGTTTCAGCGGACTTCGCCGTTTTAAAGATAAATACTCTCCCAAATGGGAGGGCAAGTATTTGGCTTACCGCAAAAACAGGTCTCTGCCTGGTACCATGTTGCTTGTCACCCGCCTGATTGGGAAAAGAAGAAAGCAAAGTTAA
- a CDS encoding heavy metal translocating P-type ATPase, with the protein MTAIDMGKVNPDSEHKNNSGKRSFRKALWEEPEVLTALLCGGCLVLAWAISGFSALFSTFLYGLSLVAGGFGKAKEGLVTLIREKDLDVNLLMVFAAIGACTIGYWAEGAVLIFIFAVSGALESYTMGRSSKDISALMELKPETAILYSDGHETEVPIEQLQMGNLILVRPGERVPADGRISEGQSFVNESSLTGESEPVDKTVGDDVFAGTLNGQGALFVEVTRTSESSLFSKIIKLVQEAQSEKPASQQFIEKFEHRYAKVIVAVTLMMILIPPLLLKWTLEDTFYKAMVFLVVASPCALVASIMPAILSAVSNGARKGLLMKGGAYLELLADTRVVTFDKTGTLTMGKLKVTDLIPLGRRTEEEVLQITASVESLSEHPIAKAIIQEAKLRKLPVEHSAGLQAITGSGVEARYRGSRWKAGKPDFAEPSHLSEELKDQITALQNSGKTVIVLDGEKEAAALIALQDQIRPEAKQTVAHLKALGIRCVMLTGDQPRTADAIGSEAGVDEVYAELLPEQKLDMIKQLREQYGHVVMIGDGVNDAPALAGATVGIAMGAAGSDAALETADVVLMNDEICRIEDAVRLGKRTSRIVKQNLVFAVAVISLLIVSNFTAGIPLPLGVIGHEGSTILVILNGLRLLR; encoded by the coding sequence ATGACTGCTATAGATATGGGTAAGGTTAATCCTGATTCCGAACATAAAAACAATTCCGGCAAACGCTCTTTCCGGAAAGCCTTATGGGAGGAACCGGAAGTACTCACAGCTCTTCTGTGCGGAGGATGCCTTGTACTCGCCTGGGCAATATCCGGATTTTCTGCTTTGTTCTCTACATTCTTGTATGGACTTTCTCTTGTGGCAGGGGGATTTGGCAAAGCGAAAGAAGGACTGGTAACCCTGATCAGGGAGAAGGACCTTGACGTCAACTTGCTGATGGTCTTTGCGGCAATTGGAGCCTGCACGATTGGCTATTGGGCGGAAGGAGCTGTTCTGATTTTTATTTTTGCCGTAAGTGGTGCTTTGGAAAGCTATACAATGGGGCGCAGTTCCAAAGATATTTCGGCTTTGATGGAGCTAAAACCGGAGACGGCCATTTTGTATTCTGATGGTCATGAGACTGAAGTGCCGATTGAACAACTTCAAATGGGAAACCTGATTTTGGTAAGGCCAGGGGAACGGGTTCCAGCTGACGGACGGATCAGTGAAGGGCAGTCATTTGTAAATGAGTCTTCCCTCACCGGGGAATCAGAGCCGGTTGATAAGACAGTCGGCGACGATGTCTTTGCGGGGACGTTAAACGGGCAAGGAGCCTTGTTTGTGGAAGTAACCCGGACAAGTGAAAGCAGTCTATTCAGCAAAATAATCAAACTGGTGCAGGAAGCTCAAAGTGAGAAACCTGCTTCCCAGCAGTTTATTGAGAAATTTGAACACAGGTATGCAAAAGTAATTGTGGCCGTTACGCTGATGATGATCCTTATTCCTCCCTTATTACTGAAATGGACTCTGGAAGATACCTTTTATAAGGCTATGGTATTTCTTGTAGTGGCTTCGCCTTGTGCCCTTGTTGCTTCTATCATGCCGGCTATATTATCTGCTGTATCGAACGGAGCACGGAAGGGACTTCTCATGAAAGGAGGGGCCTATCTGGAGCTATTGGCGGATACAAGGGTAGTTACCTTTGATAAAACCGGGACTTTGACAATGGGAAAACTTAAGGTTACGGATTTGATTCCCCTGGGACGCCGGACGGAAGAGGAGGTACTTCAAATTACAGCTTCCGTTGAAAGCCTGTCCGAGCATCCTATTGCCAAAGCGATCATTCAGGAAGCGAAATTACGGAAATTGCCTGTGGAACATTCGGCAGGACTTCAAGCCATAACGGGAAGCGGGGTGGAAGCAAGATACAGAGGCAGCAGATGGAAAGCAGGTAAACCGGATTTTGCGGAACCTTCTCATCTGTCAGAAGAGTTGAAAGATCAAATTACCGCTCTTCAAAATAGCGGCAAGACGGTTATCGTGCTGGACGGGGAGAAAGAAGCGGCTGCCCTGATCGCACTTCAAGACCAGATCCGGCCTGAAGCTAAGCAAACAGTGGCCCATCTTAAGGCGCTTGGCATCCGTTGCGTGATGCTCACCGGAGATCAGCCGAGAACAGCGGATGCCATCGGCAGCGAAGCCGGAGTGGATGAGGTATATGCCGAATTACTCCCGGAACAAAAACTGGATATGATCAAACAACTCCGGGAGCAGTATGGCCACGTAGTGATGATCGGTGACGGGGTCAACGACGCACCCGCTTTAGCAGGGGCCACTGTTGGAATTGCCATGGGGGCTGCTGGAAGCGATGCGGCCTTGGAGACGGCAGACGTAGTTCTAATGAATGATGAAATCTGCCGCATAGAAGACGCTGTACGGCTTGGCAAACGGACCAGCCGCATTGTTAAGCAGAATCTCGTGTTTGCCGTTGCTGTAATCTCCCTCCTGATTGTCTCCAATTTTACTGCCGGCATTCCTCTTCCGCTTGGAGTTATCGGGCATGAAGGGAGCACCATTCTCGTCATTCTGAATGGACTCCGATTACTAAGATAA
- a CDS encoding putative holin-like toxin: protein MFLFGMFILALLTFIQKMK, encoded by the coding sequence ATGTTCCTGTTCGGAATGTTTATTCTAGCGCTTCTAACGTTCATCCAGAAAATGAAATAG
- a CDS encoding helix-turn-helix domain-containing protein, whose amino-acid sequence MIVNKAYKIRIYPTKEQDVLINKTIGCCRFVLKPVFSSASHCLESKELLSHSGTCNCNEPVPGRGFSGCVCLYPHRKLSPCASASDRTEQFKGSKT is encoded by the coding sequence GTGATTGTAAATAAAGCATATAAGATTCGTATCTATCCGACAAAAGAACAAGATGTTCTCATCAATAAAACAATCGGTTGTTGTCGCTTTGTATTGAAACCGGTATTTTCATCGGCCTCACATTGTTTGGAGTCAAAGGAATTATTATCGCATTCTGGCACTTGTAATTGTAACGAGCCTGTCCCGGGCAGGGGTTTTTCGGGATGTGTTTGCTTATATCCGCACCGGAAACTTTCACCATGTGCATCTGCCTCTGACAGAACGGAGCAGTTCAAAGGAAGCAAAACTTGA